One part of the Candidatus Methylomirabilota bacterium genome encodes these proteins:
- a CDS encoding biotin/lipoyl-containing protein — MRFNVTVASESLPVEVVEAADQRGRYRVRLGDQWLDVDARLSPGGPVSLLIDGRSYLADVREENDEVVVTIGGASHRLRVAEAGRSAGRPGGRVATGSGERLVAPMPGRVVAIHVRPGDRVEPGTPLVVLEAMKMENEFRATTAGVVTDVAVTPGQPVNAGDLLVVVGPGR; from the coding sequence GTGCGCTTCAACGTGACGGTCGCCTCCGAGTCGCTGCCCGTCGAAGTGGTCGAGGCCGCGGACCAGCGCGGGCGCTATCGCGTGCGCCTCGGAGACCAGTGGCTCGACGTCGATGCCCGGCTGTCCCCGGGCGGGCCCGTCTCGCTCCTGATCGATGGGCGGTCGTACCTCGCCGATGTCCGTGAAGAGAACGACGAGGTCGTGGTCACGATCGGGGGCGCCAGTCATCGCCTCCGGGTGGCGGAAGCCGGGCGCTCCGCCGGGCGCCCGGGTGGGCGGGTGGCGACCGGCTCGGGCGAGCGGCTCGTGGCCCCCATGCCGGGGCGGGTCGTGGCGATCCACGTCCGCCCGGGCGACCGGGTCGAGCCGGGGACGCCCCTGGTGGTGCTGGAGGCCATGAAGATGGAGAACGAGTTCCGCGCGACGACGGCCGGTGTGGTCACCGACGTGGCGGTCACTCCGGGGCAGCCGGTGAACGCCGGTGACCTGCTGGTCGTGGTTGGTCCCGGGCGCTAG